Genomic window (Melioribacteraceae bacterium):
AGCCCAGCATAGAGGATATTAAAAGTAAAGTAAACTCAAAAACGAGGGGTATAATACTAATTAATCCTAATAATCCTACCGGTTCAAACTGCTCCTTGGAAACTTTAAAACAGATCATTGAAATCGCGAGAGAAAATAACCTTGTAATTTTTGCAGATGAGATTTACGATAAATTATTAATGGATGGTAAAAAACATGTCTCAATTGCCTCACTCGATTCTGAAGTACCAATGATTACTTTCGGCGGGTTGTCTAAAAACTATATGGTCCCCGGATTTAGAATTGGATGGGGGATAGTAAGCGGTGCTAGAGAAACTTTAGCAGATTATGTTGAAGCAATTAATAAATTATTGAGATCACGATTGAGTGCCAATCATCCCGAACAGTATGGAATTGCCCCCTCATTATTGGGAGATCAATCGCACCTTGAAGTGGCAATGAAAAAACTTACAACAAGAAGAAATTTAACGGTTGAAATGATGAACTCAATTAGTGGGATAACTTGTGTAGCGCCAGAAGGAGCTTTCTACGCATTTCCTCAAATTCATGGTATTAAGGATGATGAAGATTGGACAAAAAAATTAATTCAGGAAACCGGAGTTGTGGTTGTCCCAGGAAATGGTTTTGGCCAGGTTCCAGGTACTAATCACTTCCGTATTGTATTTCTTGCTCAGGAACAGATACTGGAAAAGGCATACAAAGCAATTGGAGATTTTCATCAGCGGTATATTGGATAATATTTTGCAGCCATTAGTTTATAGCTAATGGCTGAATAGTTAGCTACAAAGTTTTATTATCGATTCTTCATCAAATTGTTTCGACAATTCCTTAACTTTATTCACGAATAGAATATATTTTTCTTCGGTAGACAATTCATTTAGTATGCTATCGATCGATCCATAATCCCCCAACCCAACATGTTTAATAATTCTCTCAATAATATCTTGTGGTGGTTTAACAATTTCATTGATATTTGTTTTCGGTTTTTGCCTTGTTGAGGCTAATGTTAAATTTATATCCTGATCAAGAATCCAAGTTAGATTTAAGTATTTTTCTATAACTTCAAGCAATCTATTAGTTTCTATTGGTTTTGAGACAAGATCATCACATAATTTT
Coding sequences:
- a CDS encoding aminotransferase class I/II-fold pyridoxal phosphate-dependent enzyme, with protein sequence MGKFSVKPAVRTNNITYAVRDIVVLANEVAKSGKEMLYLNIGDPNLFDWEPPTHLIEETYKAMLNNKNGYAPSSGIKVAVDAVSKEAEKKGISNIQDIFITTGASEAIDICLTALVNDGENVLTPTPGYPLYTAIQSKLQTMENPYYLDESNGWQPSIEDIKSKVNSKTRGIILINPNNPTGSNCSLETLKQIIEIARENNLVIFADEIYDKLLMDGKKHVSIASLDSEVPMITFGGLSKNYMVPGFRIGWGIVSGARETLADYVEAINKLLRSRLSANHPEQYGIAPSLLGDQSHLEVAMKKLTTRRNLTVEMMNSISGITCVAPEGAFYAFPQIHGIKDDEDWTKKLIQETGVVVVPGNGFGQVPGTNHFRIVFLAQEQILEKAYKAIGDFHQRYIG